Proteins encoded together in one Amblyomma americanum isolate KBUSLIRL-KWMA chromosome 1, ASM5285725v1, whole genome shotgun sequence window:
- the LOC144116133 gene encoding uncharacterized protein LOC144116133 isoform X3, whose protein sequence is MQYFTRELPFPSGQQKQLYSAVPVASAQEVTAEGIVATQLESSCYQGNSTYSTLPGKTHAMMLGASILTILPILSTNEAKDAFVQIAESQQPPWKATTEWLRSCWGRETGMVVEKFG, encoded by the exons atgcagtatttcacaagagaactgccattcccatctggtcaacagaagcagttgtactctgcagttccagtggcaagtgctcaggaggtgacagcggaag gcattgtggctacacagctggagtcaagctgctatcagggaaattcAACCTATTCGACTTTGCCAGGAAAGACGCACGCTATGATGCTTggggcctccatcttgactatactgccaattttgtctaccaatgaagctaaggacgcttttgtgcaaat cgcagaatcccaacagccaccatggaaggcaacaacagagtggctgcgttcgtgctgggggcgagagactgggatggtGGTCGAAAAGTTCGGATGA
- the LOC144116133 gene encoding uncharacterized protein LOC144116133 isoform X4, with translation MQYFTRELPFPSGQQKQLYSAVPVASAQEVTAEGIVATQLESSCYQGNSTYSTLPGKTHAMMLGASILTILPILSTNEAKDAFVQMCHLMKCSCHQGRRSEIDGC, from the exons atgcagtatttcacaagagaactgccattcccatctggtcaacagaagcagttgtactctgcagttccagtggcaagtgctcaggaggtgacagcggaag gcattgtggctacacagctggagtcaagctgctatcagggaaattcAACCTATTCGACTTTGCCAGGAAAGACGCACGCTATGATGCTTggggcctccatcttgactatactgccaattttgtctaccaatgaagctaaggacgcttttgtgcaaat gtgccatctgatgaaatgctcgtgccatcaaggccggcgcagcgagattgatggatgttag